A section of the Streptomyces sp. Je 1-369 genome encodes:
- the mmsA gene encoding CoA-acylating methylmalonate-semialdehyde dehydrogenase produces MTKTVNHWIGGKSVEQAAGASGTYGSVTDPATGAATTRVAFASVDEVDAAVAAAREAFATWGKSSLAKRTAILFKFRALLDANRDAIAEAIVAEHGKVHSDALGEVARGLEIVDLACGITVQLKGELSTEVASRVDVSSIRQPLGVVAGITPFNFPAMVPMWMFPLAIACGNTFVLKPSEKDPSASMKIAELLSEAGLPDGVFNVVHGDKVAVDRLLEHPDVAAVSFVGSTPIARYIHTTASANGKRVQALGGAKNHMLVLPDADLDAAADAAVSAAYGSAGERCMAISAVVAVGSVADELVGKIKERAEKIKIGPGNDPTSEMGPLITAAHRDKVASYVTGAAAEGCEVVLDGTGYTVEGHEDGHWIGLSLLDRVPTTAKAYQDEIFGPVLCVLRVDTYEEGVALMNASPFGNGTAIFTRDGGAARRFQLEIEAGMVGVNVPIPVPVGYHSFGGWKDSLFGDHHIYGNDGTHFYTRGKVVTTRWPDPSDAPSGVDLGFPRNH; encoded by the coding sequence ATGACGAAGACCGTGAACCACTGGATCGGTGGAAAGTCCGTCGAACAGGCTGCGGGCGCGTCCGGTACGTACGGTTCGGTCACCGACCCGGCGACCGGCGCCGCCACGACGCGGGTCGCCTTCGCATCCGTCGACGAGGTGGACGCGGCCGTAGCCGCCGCCCGCGAGGCCTTCGCGACCTGGGGCAAGTCGTCGCTCGCCAAGCGCACCGCGATCCTCTTCAAGTTCCGCGCGCTGCTCGACGCCAACCGCGACGCGATCGCCGAGGCGATCGTCGCCGAGCACGGCAAGGTGCACTCGGACGCGCTCGGCGAGGTCGCCCGCGGCCTGGAGATCGTCGATCTGGCGTGCGGCATCACGGTGCAGCTGAAGGGCGAGCTGTCGACGGAGGTGGCGTCGCGCGTGGACGTGTCGTCCATCCGCCAGCCGCTGGGCGTCGTCGCCGGCATCACGCCGTTCAACTTCCCCGCCATGGTGCCGATGTGGATGTTCCCGCTGGCCATCGCCTGCGGCAACACGTTCGTGCTCAAGCCGAGCGAGAAGGACCCGTCCGCGTCGATGAAGATCGCGGAGCTGCTGAGCGAGGCGGGCCTGCCGGACGGCGTCTTCAACGTCGTGCACGGTGACAAGGTGGCCGTGGACCGCCTTCTTGAGCACCCGGACGTCGCGGCCGTCTCCTTCGTCGGCTCCACCCCCATCGCCCGCTACATCCACACCACCGCCTCCGCCAACGGCAAGCGCGTGCAGGCTCTCGGCGGCGCCAAGAACCACATGCTGGTCCTGCCGGACGCCGACCTCGACGCGGCCGCCGACGCCGCAGTCTCCGCGGCCTACGGCTCGGCGGGCGAGCGCTGCATGGCCATCTCGGCGGTCGTCGCCGTCGGTTCGGTCGCCGACGAGCTGGTCGGCAAGATCAAGGAGCGCGCCGAGAAGATCAAGATCGGCCCCGGCAACGACCCGACCTCGGAGATGGGCCCGCTCATCACGGCCGCCCACCGCGACAAGGTCGCCTCGTACGTGACGGGCGCGGCGGCCGAGGGCTGCGAGGTCGTCCTCGACGGCACGGGCTACACGGTCGAGGGCCATGAGGACGGCCACTGGATCGGCCTCTCGCTGCTCGACCGCGTGCCGACCACCGCGAAGGCGTACCAGGACGAGATCTTCGGCCCGGTCCTGTGCGTGCTGCGCGTCGACACGTACGAGGAGGGCGTGGCCCTCATGAACGCCTCGCCGTTCGGCAACGGCACCGCGATCTTCACCCGGGACGGCGGCGCGGCCCGCCGCTTCCAGCTGGAGATCGAGGCGGGCATGGTCGGCGTGAACGTGCCGATCCCGGTGCCGGTGGGCTACCACTCCTTCGGGG
- the iolD gene encoding 3D-(3,5/4)-trihydroxycyclohexane-1,2-dione acylhydrolase (decyclizing) produces the protein MTRLTTAQALVRFLARQYTERDGTRQRLIGATWGIFGHGNVAGVGQALVEYADEMPFHQGRNEQAMVHAAVGYARQCGRLSTHAVTTSIGPGATNLVTGAALATVNRLPVLLLPGDIFAARPADPVLQQLEDPYAGDVSVNDCLRPVSKYFDRVTRPEALIPAALAAMRVLTDPAETGAVTLALPQDVQAEAYDWPEEFFAERTWTVRRPAPDPRELAAAGAAVRAARRPLIVAGGGVHHSAAEDALREFVDATRIPVASTQAGKGSLRHDHPADVGGIGHTGTATADELARTADLVIGVGTRYSDFTTASGTLFEAADVRFLNLNIAPFDGHKMAGATLIADARAGLEALTEALRGHAVEPAYVAEYGDGKERWERRVEAAFRADEADVRPTQAQVVGLLDEVVTDEDVVINAAGSLPGDLHKLWRARSPRQYHVEYGYSCMGYEIPAAIGVALAAPERPVWALVGDGTYLMNPTELVTAVQENLPIKVVILQNHGYASIGGLSESVGGERFGTAYRFRAADGSYTEGPLPVDLAANAASLGMRVLRAESVRDLRAALREARDADRPTCVYVETETADTVSGPPPAQAWWDVPVAETATRVSAVKAREEYDRHVTARRRHL, from the coding sequence ATGACCCGGCTCACCACGGCCCAGGCCCTGGTCCGTTTCCTCGCGCGGCAGTACACCGAGCGGGACGGCACGCGGCAGCGGCTCATCGGCGCGACCTGGGGCATCTTCGGACACGGCAACGTGGCCGGGGTCGGACAGGCCCTCGTGGAGTACGCCGATGAGATGCCCTTCCACCAGGGGCGCAACGAACAGGCCATGGTGCACGCCGCCGTCGGGTACGCCCGGCAGTGCGGCCGCCTCTCCACCCACGCCGTGACCACCTCCATCGGCCCCGGCGCCACCAACCTCGTCACCGGCGCCGCGCTCGCCACCGTCAACCGGCTGCCCGTCCTCCTGCTCCCCGGCGACATCTTCGCCGCCAGGCCCGCCGACCCCGTCCTCCAGCAGCTCGAAGACCCGTACGCCGGTGACGTGTCGGTCAACGACTGCCTGCGCCCCGTCTCGAAGTACTTCGACCGCGTGACCCGCCCCGAGGCGCTGATCCCCGCCGCGCTCGCCGCGATGCGCGTCCTCACCGACCCCGCGGAGACCGGCGCCGTCACGCTCGCCCTGCCGCAGGACGTGCAGGCGGAGGCGTACGACTGGCCGGAGGAGTTCTTCGCCGAACGGACGTGGACCGTACGCAGGCCCGCCCCCGACCCGCGCGAACTGGCCGCCGCCGGGGCCGCCGTGCGCGCGGCCCGGCGCCCCCTGATCGTCGCGGGCGGCGGCGTCCACCACAGCGCCGCCGAGGACGCGCTGCGGGAGTTCGTGGACGCGACCCGCATCCCCGTCGCCTCCACCCAGGCGGGCAAGGGCTCGCTGCGCCACGACCACCCGGCGGACGTCGGAGGCATCGGGCACACCGGCACGGCGACCGCCGACGAACTGGCCCGCACCGCCGACCTCGTGATCGGCGTCGGCACCCGCTACAGCGACTTCACCACCGCGTCCGGCACGCTCTTCGAAGCGGCGGACGTGCGCTTCCTGAACCTGAACATCGCGCCCTTCGACGGCCACAAGATGGCGGGCGCCACGCTGATCGCCGACGCGCGTGCGGGGCTCGAAGCGCTCACGGAGGCGCTGCGGGGTCACGCGGTCGAGCCCGCGTACGTCGCCGAATACGGGGACGGGAAGGAGCGGTGGGAGCGGCGCGTCGAGGCGGCGTTCCGGGCGGATGAGGCGGACGTGCGCCCCACCCAGGCGCAGGTCGTGGGCCTCCTCGACGAGGTGGTGACGGACGAGGACGTCGTGATCAACGCCGCCGGTTCGCTCCCCGGCGACCTGCACAAACTGTGGCGGGCACGGTCGCCGCGGCAGTACCACGTCGAGTACGGCTACTCCTGCATGGGATACGAGATCCCGGCGGCCATCGGCGTCGCCCTCGCCGCACCCGAGCGGCCCGTGTGGGCGCTGGTCGGCGACGGCACGTACCTGATGAACCCGACGGAGCTCGTCACCGCCGTCCAGGAGAACCTGCCCATCAAGGTCGTCATCCTCCAGAACCACGGCTACGCCTCCATCGGCGGCCTCTCCGAGTCCGTGGGCGGCGAGCGATTCGGCACCGCGTACCGCTTCCGGGCGGCCGACGGGTCGTACACCGAGGGCCCGCTGCCCGTCGATCTCGCCGCGAACGCGGCCTCGCTCGGCATGCGGGTGCTGCGCGCCGAAAGCGTCCGCGACCTGCGCGCGGCGCTGCGCGAGGCGCGCGACGCAGACCGTCCCACATGTGTCTATGTGGAGACGGAAACGGCAGACACAGTGTCGGGCCCGCCCCCGGCACAGGCGTGGTGGGATGTGCCCGTGGCCGAGACGGCGACCCGGGTGTCCGCGGTCAAGGCCAGGGAAGAGTACGACCGGCACGTCACTGCCCGACGCCGCCACCTGTGA
- the iolB gene encoding 5-deoxy-glucuronate isomerase, giving the protein MTYVPKGSAADGPYALAIDPKRAGWSYAQLRVVELEPGGTHSFTTGESEWIVLPLTGGCTVQTADGIIELLGRDSVFSGVSDFAYVPRDARIQIASGAGGRFALAGAKCERRLPARYGSAPEVPVENRGSGGCAREVRNFASADAFECDRLIAVEVITPGGNWSSYPPHKHDEHRPGIEAELEEIYYFEIEAHGDREGFGYQRVFPSREGGTDVLAEVRTGDAVLVPDGWHGPSVAQPGHAMYYLNVMAGPGQEREWRICFHPDHTEGYR; this is encoded by the coding sequence ATGACGTACGTACCGAAAGGGAGTGCGGCCGACGGTCCGTACGCCCTCGCCATCGATCCGAAACGGGCCGGTTGGAGCTACGCGCAACTGCGCGTCGTCGAGCTCGAACCGGGCGGTACCCACTCCTTCACCACCGGAGAGAGTGAATGGATCGTGCTCCCGCTGACCGGCGGCTGTACGGTGCAGACAGCAGACGGGATCATCGAACTGCTGGGCCGCGACAGCGTGTTCAGCGGAGTCTCCGACTTCGCTTACGTGCCGCGCGACGCCCGGATCCAGATCGCCTCCGGCGCGGGAGGCCGCTTCGCCCTGGCAGGAGCGAAGTGCGAGCGTCGACTCCCCGCCCGCTACGGCTCCGCGCCGGAGGTACCAGTCGAGAACCGCGGCAGCGGCGGCTGCGCACGCGAGGTGCGCAACTTCGCGTCCGCGGACGCCTTCGAGTGCGACCGGCTCATCGCCGTCGAGGTGATCACTCCCGGCGGCAACTGGTCCTCGTACCCGCCGCACAAGCACGACGAGCACCGCCCGGGCATCGAGGCGGAGCTGGAGGAGATCTACTACTTCGAGATCGAGGCGCACGGCGACCGCGAGGGCTTCGGCTACCAGCGGGTCTTCCCGTCGAGGGAGGGCGGCACCGACGTCCTCGCCGAGGTCCGTACGGGGGACGCCGTGCTGGTGCCCGACGGCTGGCACGGCCCGTCCGTCGCGCAGCCCGGCCACGCGATGTACTACCTGAACGTGATGGCAGGACCCGGCCAGGAGCGGGAGTGGCGGATCTGCTTCCACCCCGACCACACGGAGGGATACCGATGA
- a CDS encoding deoxyribose-phosphate aldolase, protein MDVGALSRTRARHPEAIAEAAARRVRRELLGDSGRLMIVAADHPARGSLGVGRDPFAMANRADLLERLCLALSRPGVDGVLASADVLDDLLLLGALDGKVVMGSMNRGGLAGAAFELDDRFTGYRPEDVERLRFDAGKLLLRVDYEDPGSLRTLHSTARVVDGMAERGLPVFVEPFLTARDGSGGPPRNDLSAAAVTRSIAIASGLAGTSAYTWLKVPVTENPDDMARVMETSTLPAVLLGGDTGGDQEAAYEKWRGALQLPTVQGLVVGRALLYPPDGDVAGAVDTAVGLL, encoded by the coding sequence GTGGACGTCGGCGCCCTCAGCCGGACCCGTGCCCGGCATCCCGAAGCCATCGCCGAAGCCGCCGCCCGGCGCGTGCGGCGGGAGTTGCTCGGGGACAGCGGGCGGCTCATGATCGTCGCCGCTGATCATCCCGCCCGGGGCTCCCTCGGCGTGGGGCGGGACCCGTTCGCCATGGCCAACCGGGCCGACCTCCTCGAACGGCTCTGCCTCGCGCTGTCGCGGCCCGGCGTCGACGGCGTGCTCGCCAGCGCCGACGTCCTCGACGACCTGCTGCTCCTCGGCGCCCTCGACGGCAAGGTCGTCATGGGGTCGATGAACCGCGGCGGACTCGCGGGCGCCGCCTTCGAGCTGGACGACCGGTTCACCGGGTACCGGCCCGAGGACGTCGAGCGGCTCCGCTTCGACGCGGGCAAGCTGCTGCTGCGCGTCGACTACGAGGACCCGGGCTCGCTGCGGACCCTGCACTCCACCGCCCGCGTCGTCGACGGCATGGCCGAGCGCGGGCTGCCCGTCTTCGTCGAGCCGTTCCTGACCGCACGCGACGGGTCGGGCGGCCCGCCCCGCAACGACCTGAGCGCCGCGGCCGTCACCCGTTCCATCGCCATCGCCTCCGGGCTCGCCGGCACCTCCGCGTACACCTGGCTGAAGGTCCCCGTCACCGAGAACCCCGACGACATGGCCCGCGTCATGGAGACCTCGACGCTCCCCGCCGTCCTGCTGGGCGGCGACACCGGAGGCGACCAGGAGGCGGCGTACGAGAAGTGGCGCGGCGCCCTGCAACTTCCCACCGTGCAGGGGCTCGTCGTGGGCAGGGCACTGCTGTACCCGCCCGACGGGGACGTGGCGGGGGCGGTCGACACGGCCGTAGGACTGTTGTAG
- the iolC gene encoding 5-dehydro-2-deoxygluconokinase produces the protein MSDPYDVVTMGRIGVDLYPLQSGVPLAEVTAFGKFLGGSASNVAVAAARLGRRVAVITRTGADPFGEYLHSALRDFGVDDRWVTPVEGLPTPVTFCEIFPPDDFPLYFYRLPKAPDLEIHEDELDLDAVAAARIFWMTGTGLCAEPSRTATLAALAHRARNGTTVFDLDWRPMFWKSTAWGDPGEARPHYEAALAHATVAVGNLDEVEIATGVREPLAAAGALLDAGVELAVVKQGPEGVLAMNRAGEAAQVPPLPVKVLNGLGAGDAFGGALCHGLLAGWDLERIMRYANAAGAIVASRLECSSAMPFPGEVASAVESGAVT, from the coding sequence GTGAGTGATCCGTACGACGTCGTCACGATGGGGCGGATCGGGGTGGACCTGTACCCGTTGCAGAGCGGGGTGCCCCTCGCCGAGGTGACCGCGTTCGGGAAGTTCCTCGGCGGCTCGGCCAGCAACGTCGCGGTCGCCGCGGCCCGTCTCGGCCGCCGCGTCGCCGTCATCACCCGTACCGGCGCGGACCCCTTCGGGGAGTACCTGCACAGCGCGCTGCGGGACTTCGGCGTCGACGACCGCTGGGTGACCCCGGTCGAGGGCCTGCCGACACCGGTGACGTTCTGCGAGATCTTCCCACCGGACGACTTCCCGCTGTACTTCTACCGGCTGCCGAAGGCGCCCGACCTGGAGATCCACGAGGACGAGCTCGACCTCGACGCGGTCGCCGCGGCGCGGATCTTCTGGATGACGGGCACGGGGCTGTGCGCGGAGCCCAGCCGCACGGCGACGCTGGCGGCGCTCGCGCACCGGGCTCGGAACGGGACCACCGTCTTCGACCTGGACTGGCGACCCATGTTCTGGAAAAGCACAGCCTGGGGTGACCCCGGTGAGGCGCGGCCCCATTACGAGGCGGCGCTCGCGCACGCCACCGTCGCCGTCGGCAACCTCGACGAGGTGGAGATCGCGACGGGGGTACGCGAACCGCTGGCGGCGGCAGGGGCGTTGCTCGACGCGGGCGTCGAGCTGGCCGTCGTGAAACAGGGACCCGAGGGAGTGCTCGCCATGAACCGGGCGGGGGAGGCGGCGCAGGTCCCGCCCCTGCCGGTCAAGGTCCTCAACGGGCTAGGCGCGGGTGACGCGTTCGGCGGGGCGCTCTGCCACGGGCTGCTCGCGGGCTGGGACCTCGAACGGATCATGCGGTACGCGAACGCGGCGGGGGCGATCGTGGCTTCGCGGCTGGAGTGCTCGTCCGCCATGCCGTTTCCTGGCGAGGTCGCCTCGGCGGTGGAGTCGGGGGCCGTCACGTGA
- a CDS encoding sugar phosphate isomerase/epimerase family protein, protein MTTLSRIRIGSAPDSWGVWFPEDPRQVPWRRFLDEVAESGYEWIELGPYGYLPTDPAELTAETARRGLKVSAGTVFTGLHHGPAVWEKTWEHVADNAALAQAMGAGHLVVIPSFWRDDKTGDVLEDRVLTPAQWRELTTQTERLAHEVRERYGLRVVVHPHADTHIDSEENVTRFLDATDPDLVSLCLDTGHYAYCGGDSVKLIETYGERIGYLHLKQVDPAVLAEVRADEVPFGPAVARGVMCEPPGGVPALEPVLTAAQKLGVELFAIVEQDMYPCDPGKPLPIARRTRSFLRSCGA, encoded by the coding sequence ATGACGACGCTGTCTCGTATTCGGATCGGTTCGGCGCCCGACTCGTGGGGCGTGTGGTTTCCCGAGGACCCGCGGCAGGTCCCGTGGCGCCGCTTCCTCGACGAGGTCGCGGAGTCCGGGTACGAGTGGATCGAGCTCGGACCGTACGGCTACCTGCCCACCGACCCCGCCGAACTGACCGCCGAGACGGCCCGTCGCGGCCTCAAGGTGTCCGCGGGCACGGTCTTCACGGGGCTGCACCACGGGCCCGCCGTCTGGGAGAAGACGTGGGAGCACGTGGCGGACAACGCGGCGCTCGCGCAGGCCATGGGCGCCGGGCACCTCGTCGTCATCCCGTCCTTCTGGCGGGACGACAAGACCGGCGACGTCCTGGAGGACCGCGTCCTCACGCCCGCACAATGGCGCGAACTGACCACCCAGACCGAGCGCCTGGCCCACGAGGTCCGCGAGCGCTACGGCCTGCGCGTCGTGGTCCACCCGCACGCGGACACGCACATCGACAGCGAGGAGAACGTCACCCGTTTCCTCGACGCCACCGACCCGGACCTCGTCTCGCTCTGCCTGGACACCGGGCACTACGCGTACTGCGGCGGCGACAGCGTCAAGCTCATCGAGACGTACGGCGAACGCATCGGCTATCTGCACCTCAAGCAGGTCGACCCGGCGGTCCTCGCCGAGGTGCGGGCCGACGAGGTGCCGTTCGGGCCCGCGGTGGCGCGCGGTGTGATGTGCGAGCCGCCCGGCGGGGTGCCGGCCCTGGAGCCCGTTCTGACCGCGGCGCAGAAGCTGGGGGTCGAGCTCTTCGCCATCGTGGAGCAGGACATGTACCCGTGCGACCCCGGCAAGCCGCTGCCGATCGCCCGCCGCACCCGCTCGTTCCTGAGGTCGTGCGGCGCGTAG
- a CDS encoding MerR family transcriptional regulator, translated as MTDRRLWSYKEIAAHIRVQPDTVRSYRKHGLLPDPDHVEGGKPYWYADTVRAWVAARPGNRGRRG; from the coding sequence ATGACCGACCGCAGGCTTTGGTCGTACAAGGAGATCGCCGCGCACATCCGTGTGCAGCCCGACACGGTCCGCTCGTACCGCAAGCACGGGCTGCTGCCCGACCCCGACCACGTGGAGGGCGGCAAGCCCTACTGGTACGCGGACACCGTGCGCGCCTGGGTGGCGGCGCGGCCCGGCAACCGGGGACGCAGAGGCTGA
- a CDS encoding heavy-metal-associated domain-containing protein produces MSAQTELPQAASETTVYEVTGMTCGHCEGAVSEEISEIAGVTSVKAVAATGLVTVVSEAPLDEAAVRAAVDEAGYELVGVKA; encoded by the coding sequence ATGAGCGCCCAGACCGAGCTCCCGCAGGCCGCATCCGAGACGACCGTGTACGAAGTGACGGGCATGACCTGCGGGCACTGCGAGGGTGCGGTGTCCGAGGAGATCTCGGAGATCGCGGGCGTCACCTCCGTCAAGGCCGTCGCCGCCACGGGCCTGGTCACCGTGGTCTCCGAGGCCCCGCTGGACGAGGCCGCGGTCCGCGCCGCCGTCGACGAGGCGGGCTACGAGCTCGTCGGCGTCAAGGCCTGA